One window of Trifolium pratense cultivar HEN17-A07 linkage group LG5, ARS_RC_1.1, whole genome shotgun sequence genomic DNA carries:
- the LOC123882931 gene encoding probable terpene synthase 2, with amino-acid sequence FNKFKDEEGNFSERLLIGNVEGMLSLYEATHLMVHGEDILEEALSFTTTHLESVAKLSHSLAIQVKRSLRQTVHKNMPRLEARSYSSIYEQDPSHNENLLILAKLDFNMLQRLHQIEFGNVSKWWKDLDVCNKLPFVRDRIVECCVWGLAVYFEPQYSSGRVLMAKLIMIMTAIDDAYDAYGTIDELELFTEAIERWDMSCLDKLPDYMQILYKIFFDFYEGIEQQMKNDGRLYVVKYYKKEFKKFIQGYITEARWLNKKYQPTLEEYFRLAIESGGYVLMTTTCYIGMGDIATEDIFKWISNEPKIDNAAMVLARIMDDIASNEFEHERDHIPSFLECYMKQYNVSRETALQEGQRRIYDAWKDINNECVRPTQVPMPILTRIINLSRFMDVVYKDKDNFTDPKGEMKSFIKAMLVEPVPI; translated from the exons ttcaacaaattcaaagatgaagaaggaaattTTAGTGAAAGACTACTTATAGGAAATGTTGAAGGGATGTTAAGCTTGTATGAAGCCACACATCTTATGGTTCATGGAGAGGACATTTTGGAAGAAGCCTTGTCCTTCACTACCACTCATCTTGAGTCCGTTGCCAAACTGAGTCATTCTCTTGCAATACAAGTCAAACGTAGCTTAAGGCAAACTGTTCACAAGAATATGCCAAGGCTGGAGGCACGGAGTTATAGTTCCATATATGAGCAAGATCCTTCACACAATGAAAATTTGCTCATCTTGGCAAAATTAGATTTTAATATGCTCCAACGACTACACCAAATTGAATTTGGCAACGTTTCCAA ATGGTGGAAAGACTTGGACGTGTGTAATAAACTACCGTTTGTACGAGATAGGATTGTTGAATGTTGTGTTTGGGGTTTGGCGGTATATTTTGAACCTCAATATTCTAGTGGAAGAGTTCTTATGGCAAAATTAATCATGATAATGACAGCAATTGATGATGCATATGATGCATATGGAACAATCGATGAATTAGAACTTTTTACTGAGGCAATTGAAAG GTGGGACATGAGTTGTTTAGATAAACTTCCAGATTATATGCAGATTCTTTATAAGATATTCTTTGATTTTTACGAAGGAATTGAGCAACAAATGAAAAATGATGGAAGATTATATGTCGTGAAATACTACAAGAAAGAA ttcaaaaaattcattcaaGGTTATATAACTGAAGCCAGATGGTTAAACAAAAAATACCAACCAACTTTGGAAGAATACTTTCGATTAGCAATCGAGTCTGGTGGCTATGTACTGATGACAACGACTTGTTACATTGGTATGGGAGACATAGCAACAGAGGACATCTTCAAATGGATTTCAAATGAGCCAAAAATTGATAATGCGGCTATGGTCTTGGCAAGAATAATGGATGACATTGCTTCGAACGAG tttgaacatgaaagagatCACATTCCCTCGTTTTTGGAATGCTATATGAAGCAATACAATGTCTCTAGGGAAACTGCCCTTCAAGAAGGTCAAAGGAGAATTTATGATGCTTGGAAAGATATTAATAACGAATGTGTTAGGCCAACTCAAGTTCCAATGCCTATTCTGACGCGTATTATAAATCTCTCACGTTTTATGGATGTGGTTTATAAAGATAAAGACAACTTCACGGATCCTAAAGGAGAAATGAAATCATTCATTAAAGCTATGCTCGTAGAACCAGTACCAATTTGA